From Chlamydia sp. 04-14:
GGGCGTAACCCCCCCCCCCCCCAACGAGGCGACGTTAACTGATAAATTTGTTAAAGTAATAGTTTGGCCATCAGTAGTTGGAGTTTGTAAGGTAGTGCCTACATCCATAATAACAGCAGAACCGTCTGTTTGAGTGAAGGATTTTGCTTCTAAAGTTACTCCATCTTTAAGAATGAGAGCACCGGAAGAAAGTGTAACAGGTTGTTTAAATGTTGAAGTTAGGTTAGCTGTTATTGTTTTTTCTGTAGTAGAGAGAGTTTCGCCTGAGAAAACAATTCTTCCATTATAGTTAGTGGAATTTTCTGTCTGGTTGATGTTTAACGTGGTAGAAGCTTCTCCATTATTGGCGATAGGATCATAGAAGAAAATACCAAATCCATCCTTAGCGCTTAATTTTGTGAATTTACCATTAGTTCCCAAATCTATAGAGTTTCTTTTTGATGTACTACCTCCTCCGTTAGTAGTGATTAGGGTATTACCGTCAAAGATAATATCGCCGGATTTCGCGGTTAAACTACACTCGCTGCTTGTATCATCTAGACAAATAGCTCCACCTTTAGGGGCTGTGTGGGTTACAGAATTATTTGCGAATATGGTTGTTCCACCAGAAGTAATTGTTAACTTTTTTGCAAATATAGCTCCACCGCTAGTTGTCGATGAATTTTCTGAGAAGATCAACTGAGAGTTACCTTCTAGTTTCAGTTCAGAAGCATTACCGCTACCTTCCTTGCAATAGATAGCTCCTCCAGAGGAAGTAGAAGCTCCTGTAGTTGAGTTCTTTGAAAAAACTAATCTATTGTTATTAGAAATTGTGGTGGTTGAATTTGAATGAATAGCCCCACCTTGTTTTGCAGAAGTATTTCCTGAAAAATTAATAGTTCCTGAGTTGCCTGTAATAGAACTAACCCCTGAAGCATCTATTGCGCCACCATTGTCTGTAGATTTATTTTCTATGAAATTAGCAGTTCCTGAAGTTCCCTTCAAAGTAAGTCCTTTACAAGAAATTGCCCCGCCAGAGGCTGAAGAACAGTTTTTCTTAAACAGAATATTAAAATCATTATCGAAAGTTGCAGCACCACCGGATTTAATAGCACCTGATCCTGTCACTCCTGGGGGGCAAAAAGAGCAGTTAAACATAGAGAACCCTGAGGCGGATAATGTTTTATCATTAACTGTTTCAATGGCACCAGGTTTGTTTGAGGCTGTGGTGATATACTCAACACATAAGGAATGGCCATTGCCTATGAATGATAAGTTCCCTGCCGTTTGAGAAAAACAGCTACTTGTTAAAGCTGTCGGATTTCCGGCATTAGTAATACACACGTCACCCTCGCATGTATAGTTTGTACCATCTGCACCTGTGGTTTCCTTGGGTTTAAATACATCATTACCCGCAGTGTTGCCATTAAAACTATCGTTAGAAGACAGGGTTTGATTTTCTACTTGAGCAAAACTCAATGAGGTCGAGGCAATTAACCCCGAAGATATTAAGAACCAGTAGACTGGATGTTTCATATTTCATGCTCTGGGTGATTTGAGATAGGCTAAAACGATCACAAAAATATTTAAAAGTCAAGGAGATTGAAGAGGGGTTCCGAGAGGCCCTGTCCCGGAATGGGACAGGGGAGGTGGATGGAATTAGAACTGAATCTTAGATCCAAGATCTACATTGTAGGTTCGAGAAGAGCCTCTGAGTTCGAAACCGAACTGACTGAAGATTTCAAAGTTAGAAGATAAGGAAAGATAATTTCCTGCTCTTACAATGAAAGCTTGTCTAGCTAAGTTTGTAGCTTTAGTTAACCAAACAGCTGTGGTTGGGCTAATTAACAGAGAAGTTGTACAATCAGGGTTGCTTCTTGCAAGATCCGGAGCATAAGCCAAAGTTAAGTTGTAAGAAGCATTATCATTGTCAGAGAATCTCTCAAACTTCACGCCGATAGGCATAGAGAGGTTTGTGAGATTACTGCTCTCAAAGTATCTTCCTTCAGTGCTACTGTTTTCTTTAAAATCTTCTTGGTGAGCATGAACCAATTGGAATCTTAAGAATGGTGAGTACATATCAAATAAGGAAGAATATTGAGATTCAATAGGCACAGTAGCTCCGAGCTCTACTCCAAAACAATCATTACCCCAATCACCCTTTATTTCTGAGTATGTTGTTTTTGGAGGAGCATAACGTTGAGTCATGTTGGTCTTCATATCGTTAGACGTATGACTATAAGTTAACTGTGCATTGAGTACTAACGGAGCTTGCGCACCGATAGTATTTTGTAGCAGTCTATCCCAGGCACTCCAGAATGAAGTATGCTGATAATAGATAGATCCTGCATAGATGTTGGAACTGTTTTTAGATACTAAGTAATCTTTATCTTTACCAAATAATTGGCAGAAAGCAGCACTAAAGATGTCTTCAG
This genomic window contains:
- a CDS encoding autotransporter domain-containing protein codes for the protein GSSSTAKVHSQTTSKAVTVTAISFVDNDGNGYEYPVFSKTRDFVSAVTIQAATGTTPTIPVASNSPDLPPSHYGYQGYWTTAWNNGTDTKSANLTWTQTGYLPNPERQGPLVPNTLWGSFSDVRAIQNLMDVSVNGADYQRGFWVSGLANFLHKSGTATKRKFRHNSAGYVLGAFVKTPSEDIFSAAFCQLFGKDKDYLVSKNSSNIYAGSIYYQHTSFWSAWDRLLQNTIGAQAPLVLNAQLTYSHTSNDMKTNMTQRYAPPKTTYSEIKGDWGNDCFGVELGATVPIESQYSSLFDMYSPFLRFQLVHAHQEDFKENSSTEGRYFESSNLTNLSMPIGVKFERFSDNDNASYNLTLAYAPDLARSNPDCTTSLLISPTTAVWLTKATNLARQAFIVRAGNYLSLSSNFEIFSQFGFELRGSSRTYNVDLGSKIQF